The segment TTCGCCATCTCCCAGCTCAGTTCCGAGTATTTTAGCCCTAATAGCAAGCTCTGCATAAATACATTTCAACATGTTATTCTATATCGTGtatatttcatgaatattCAGCTTGATATATTGCACTTACGCACTGCATGTCGTCGACTATGTATACACCCGATGTATTAATCGCAATAAGGACCTGCATATCGCGATTGATAATCCACGACGCGAGACCTCTAACAGGTCGCTCGATCTGGCCTTGGAAGAAGGCTGCGCCATAACATGGTAAGTTCCAACAGAACTCGAGGTATTTCCTGATTAACTTTTTGGGATTTGCGTTAGCGCTACCGTTGTGATTCGGTATTCGCTTGTATTGTTCCAGAAGATGCGCCTCAGGTGCTCCTTTGCCGCCCACCAGTCCCAATCCGAGGCCCAATCCTAACAGCAGACTCGGAAAAGCATGATGATGCGGTAGAAATCGACCCCGATGTCTGCGGAAAAACGCCAAGGTATGGGTTTGCGCGTTGTAGGGTCCAAGTTCGATTCGAGCCTGTAACGCTCCTAAAGTGGCGTAACGAGCAGGACCGTCACACGCGTATCGTCCTAGATAGAAGAGATGTaatgaaaattgtataatttaaatttttttttaaataaaatttctaaattttctgtTCACTTAATCACTCACTTATTATGTCACTACTCACCTTGTAGGACATTGTGTCTGGCTTCCGCATAGAGTAATTCAAGCACTTTAGTATCTTTGATTTGTTCCTCTTCTGTCCTggacagaaatatatttctacgaAAGTATAGCAAAGGTTCCTCGTCATCGGACTCTTCTACGTGAGAGCTATACTTGCTCACGAGATAATTCCACTTTGCAGCCAATTCTACAGGCTTATGTGTTGGACGTAATTGAACTTCCATCTGCGAAGAACACATCCACAGTGCAAAAACTGGTGTGGTGGTTACTAAAGAATATCTCAATAGACCCAATTCTGCCTCGGACTGAACTATTGTAA is part of the Anoplolepis gracilipes chromosome 2, ASM4749672v1, whole genome shotgun sequence genome and harbors:
- the Bili gene encoding putative FERM domain-containing protein FRMD8P1 — encoded protein: MEQQKNDCSVQRGQPLRRYTNDYKPEGHSSTLNKTMTNQPQYSNTGRPTIRIAVYLMTGVFLTMEVEQNVTAQQIFTIVQSEAELGLLRYSLVTTTPVFALWMCSSQMEVQLRPTHKPVELAAKWNYLVSKYSSHVEESDDEEPLLYFRRNIFLSRTEEEQIKDTKVLELLYAEARHNVLQGRYACDGPARYATLGALQARIELGPYNAQTHTLAFFRRHRGRFLPHHHAFPSLLLGLGLGLGLVGGKGAPEAHLLEQYKRIPNHNGSANANPKKLIRKYLEFCWNLPCYGAAFFQGQIERPVRGLASWIINRDMQVLIAINTSGVYIVDDMQCSLLLGLKYSELSWEMAKPSDENNPDCLPCLFLQFPVRENGARVYKILQVFSKQAPMMDTLISGFAEDYRRQFINSDSSNDQLEHPLVSPTGNFTNKLSKFTLATFDDEGRCIGQMGSWSFQ